In a genomic window of Alphaproteobacteria bacterium:
- a CDS encoding alpha-2-macroglobulin family protein, with product MSGRKVAFPGLVVACLLVVAALLFWPPGPSLEIEAPAQTAEALHAVDAAQQETSEPSEASSDSSASRPDMAFDRLALNTSGNQPEACLSFTQELSDKPETKYADYLKFQPTAQPSFKIDGKKLCLGGLSFGRDYRVTIAPGLPSNWGDKTAKQETVSITFGDLSPMVAFSGGGWILPHVGSAGVAVETVNVERVKIQVIRVNDRSLPYELRNNWNSNKLYTYAVESLSSSSGRVVWTGEMQVDRKPNERVSTAFPLSEALKERKPGAYVLVAENASQTARSNNDYWSGKAAQWVIDTDIALTTLSGADGLHVMARSLASAKPIQGVRVALIATDKEELATVTTDGQGQGVFHSGLLKGKGGARPNLVMAYGSSGDFAMLDLNRPAFDLSDRGVSGRAMPGPFDVFLYADRGIYRPGETVHLMSLLRDQQAKSVENVPLVLALVKPNGAEFRRWTLEPKPEGGFALDFNFPATASRGLWSVQAYVDPTLPPLNRIEFDVQDFVPQKMKVTAKSPLKFIENDKSIEVNIDGLFLYGAPAAGVKGEAELIVQADPQPFPDAKGYLFGLADDPFREKSFDFKLDETDAKGATKLSVRLPELPKTTRPLKARIEAALFEPGGRVVKDRLNLPIRLAPVLVGMKPMFKDGQVREGSDAIFEIQAFDAEGKPISRKRLEYSLIREVTDYDWVNRDGRWQYFANRRDVKADAGSLSLEGGRQGQIKLRPSWGRYRLTVKDTESESIVSTRFWSGWAPSEAGNETPDKIEVSVEKEAYRPGDTARLRIMPPFEGEVSVAVATDRIHDLKTLHVGAEGATVELPVRAEWGSGAYFLVSLYRPVYSANKRDPVRAVGLAYAAIDAASRKLGVAFATPEIVRPRQQVEVPVTVEGASSETVYMTLAAVDEGILQLTKFKSPDPLSHYFGKRRMALDMRDDYAKLLDGNKAKAGALREGGDSLGGVGLPVVPTKTVALFSGPVKLDGSGRGRVKFDVPDFTGQLRLMSVAYGKTKLGQGEAKLIIRDPVVAEVVLPRFLAPGDKARGTLMMHNIEGEAGTFTIRLKSEGSLELEDVKELTFDLAKDARKVETFPIKGGADGIGKLSLSLSGPGKASLERSWQIAVRTAWRPIAIEEAGPLSPGESIILTSKSLDPFVPGTAKLKANFSQGLRIDLPGLMQSLTRYPYGCTEQTVSTAMPLLYVDDESLVAEVGGNGGKDGDMGLRQRVQAAVDRVLDRQDEEGGVGLWQAGDQLADPWVGVYAIDFLTRAKEQGYAVSDLAIQRGRNWLIQAARGNVEFRSYWQDQRKGIPNSRAYAHFVLARMKADDIGALRYMHDVEMPQILSPLGRAQLGAALAIMGDRMRAESAFNEAEKVVNGQNGWGDYYASTLRNMAGMTAVAYEAGLAERGMALAAKLETVMKPSDQLNTQEKLWVVLAAQAATRKSALQLAVNGEAVPAAKPGPKSLSFPDSVLKKGVSVANKGDKPVWRSVVTHGVPRQAPPVLSQGVGLTKKVLNLKGEPVSLEDLRQNDRVIVVLEGATGKAAYRQLVLVDMLPAGLEIEAPVTVNAAGGSDAYLWLGGLSRVRMREARDDRFVAAIDVNESSANDYGYTPVASNSLGKGWFRIAYIARAITLGGFVMPGAVVEDMYQPQTMATTPTQNLTVAPPQ from the coding sequence ATGAGCGGCAGAAAAGTGGCGTTCCCGGGCTTGGTCGTCGCTTGCTTGCTGGTTGTTGCGGCGCTGCTCTTTTGGCCACCGGGACCTTCCTTAGAAATCGAAGCGCCGGCACAGACAGCAGAAGCGCTCCATGCAGTAGATGCCGCCCAGCAGGAAACGTCCGAACCCAGCGAAGCAAGCTCGGATAGTTCGGCGTCGCGGCCCGACATGGCCTTCGACCGACTGGCGCTTAACACCAGCGGCAATCAGCCCGAGGCCTGCCTTTCCTTCACGCAGGAATTGTCCGATAAGCCTGAGACCAAATACGCCGACTATCTGAAATTCCAGCCAACCGCCCAGCCCTCTTTCAAAATCGATGGCAAGAAGCTGTGCCTGGGCGGCCTGTCGTTCGGGCGCGACTATCGCGTCACCATTGCACCCGGCCTGCCCTCCAACTGGGGCGACAAGACGGCGAAACAGGAAACGGTTTCGATCACCTTCGGCGACTTATCACCCATGGTTGCCTTCAGCGGCGGCGGCTGGATCCTGCCGCATGTCGGCTCGGCAGGCGTCGCCGTCGAGACGGTCAATGTTGAACGCGTGAAGATCCAAGTGATCCGAGTCAATGACCGCTCGCTTCCTTACGAACTCAGGAATAATTGGAATTCGAACAAACTTTATACTTACGCCGTCGAAAGCCTGTCGAGCAGCAGCGGGCGAGTTGTTTGGACTGGCGAAATGCAGGTCGACAGAAAGCCCAACGAGAGGGTTAGCACCGCATTTCCGTTGTCCGAGGCATTGAAGGAAAGAAAACCCGGCGCCTATGTCTTGGTCGCCGAAAATGCTAGTCAGACGGCCCGCTCGAACAATGATTACTGGTCCGGCAAGGCCGCGCAGTGGGTCATCGACACCGACATCGCGCTGACCACACTGTCGGGCGCCGATGGGCTGCATGTGATGGCCCGTTCGTTGGCCAGCGCGAAGCCCATCCAGGGTGTGCGCGTAGCCCTGATCGCCACCGACAAGGAGGAATTGGCCACCGTCACGACCGATGGACAAGGGCAGGGCGTTTTTCACTCTGGGCTGTTGAAGGGCAAAGGTGGGGCTAGGCCCAATCTGGTGATGGCCTACGGTTCGTCAGGCGATTTCGCCATGCTTGATCTCAATCGCCCGGCCTTCGACCTGTCGGATCGCGGCGTTTCGGGGCGCGCCATGCCGGGTCCGTTTGACGTTTTCCTTTATGCGGATCGTGGCATTTACCGCCCCGGCGAGACGGTACATCTGATGTCTCTGTTGCGCGACCAGCAAGCCAAGTCGGTCGAAAACGTTCCCCTGGTTCTGGCGTTGGTCAAGCCGAATGGCGCCGAGTTCCGCCGCTGGACACTGGAGCCTAAGCCCGAGGGCGGCTTCGCGCTCGACTTTAATTTTCCCGCCACGGCGTCGCGTGGACTGTGGAGCGTTCAAGCCTATGTAGATCCAACCTTGCCGCCCCTGAACCGGATCGAGTTCGACGTTCAGGACTTCGTGCCTCAAAAGATGAAGGTGACGGCGAAATCGCCCTTGAAGTTTATCGAAAATGACAAGTCGATCGAGGTCAATATCGATGGCCTGTTCCTCTATGGGGCGCCTGCCGCCGGGGTAAAGGGCGAAGCGGAACTCATCGTTCAGGCCGATCCTCAACCCTTCCCTGATGCCAAGGGGTATCTGTTCGGTCTGGCTGACGATCCGTTCAGGGAAAAGAGCTTCGACTTCAAGCTGGACGAAACGGATGCCAAGGGGGCGACAAAATTGTCCGTCCGCTTGCCCGAGTTGCCGAAGACCACACGGCCGCTAAAAGCCAGGATCGAGGCGGCTCTGTTCGAGCCGGGCGGACGCGTGGTCAAGGACAGGCTGAATCTGCCCATTCGCTTGGCCCCGGTTTTGGTCGGCATGAAGCCCATGTTCAAGGATGGGCAGGTGCGCGAAGGCAGCGACGCCATCTTCGAAATCCAGGCCTTCGATGCCGAAGGCAAGCCGATTTCCCGCAAGCGATTGGAATATAGCTTGATCCGCGAAGTCACCGACTATGACTGGGTCAACCGTGACGGGCGTTGGCAATATTTCGCCAACAGGCGGGACGTCAAGGCGGATGCCGGAAGCCTTTCGCTTGAGGGTGGACGGCAGGGCCAGATCAAGCTGCGCCCAAGCTGGGGCCGCTATCGTCTGACGGTAAAGGATACAGAGTCCGAGTCCATCGTTTCCACGCGCTTCTGGTCCGGTTGGGCACCCTCCGAGGCTGGCAACGAAACGCCTGACAAGATCGAGGTATCGGTCGAAAAGGAGGCGTACCGTCCGGGCGACACGGCGCGTCTTCGCATCATGCCGCCATTCGAGGGCGAGGTATCGGTGGCCGTCGCCACGGATCGCATTCACGATCTGAAGACTCTGCATGTCGGAGCCGAGGGGGCGACCGTGGAATTGCCCGTGCGCGCCGAATGGGGTTCGGGTGCTTATTTCCTGGTATCCCTGTACCGCCCCGTCTACAGCGCCAACAAGCGCGACCCGGTGCGGGCGGTGGGGCTTGCCTATGCCGCAATCGACGCAGCCTCCCGCAAACTTGGCGTTGCCTTCGCAACGCCAGAGATTGTGCGCCCGCGCCAGCAGGTCGAGGTTCCCGTGACTGTCGAGGGCGCTTCCAGCGAAACGGTTTACATGACGCTGGCCGCCGTGGACGAGGGCATTTTGCAACTGACAAAGTTCAAGTCGCCCGATCCCTTGAGCCACTATTTCGGCAAGAGGCGCATGGCGCTCGACATGCGAGACGATTACGCCAAGCTGCTTGATGGCAACAAGGCCAAGGCGGGCGCCTTGCGTGAAGGCGGCGACAGTTTGGGCGGTGTCGGTCTTCCCGTGGTGCCGACCAAGACGGTTGCCTTGTTCTCTGGTCCGGTCAAGCTGGACGGTTCGGGCAGGGGACGCGTTAAATTCGACGTTCCAGACTTCACTGGGCAGTTGCGCCTGATGAGCGTCGCCTATGGCAAGACGAAACTGGGCCAGGGCGAAGCCAAGCTGATCATTCGCGATCCAGTGGTGGCCGAAGTGGTGCTGCCGCGTTTCCTGGCCCCCGGCGACAAGGCCCGGGGCACCTTGATGATGCACAATATCGAGGGCGAAGCTGGAACTTTCACGATCAGGCTGAAAAGCGAAGGATCGCTGGAACTAGAGGATGTCAAGGAACTGACGTTCGATTTGGCCAAGGACGCCCGCAAGGTCGAAACCTTCCCGATCAAGGGCGGCGCGGATGGTATCGGCAAGCTGTCACTCTCATTGTCTGGTCCAGGCAAGGCGTCCTTGGAACGCTCGTGGCAAATCGCCGTTCGTACCGCCTGGCGCCCGATCGCCATCGAAGAGGCGGGACCGTTGTCGCCCGGCGAGTCTATCATCCTCACCTCAAAGTCGCTTGATCCCTTCGTGCCAGGAACGGCGAAGCTGAAGGCTAATTTCAGCCAAGGCCTGCGCATTGATTTGCCCGGTCTGATGCAGTCGCTGACCCGCTATCCTTACGGCTGCACCGAGCAGACGGTCAGCACGGCGATGCCGCTTCTTTACGTTGACGATGAAAGCCTTGTCGCAGAAGTGGGAGGCAATGGCGGCAAGGATGGCGATATGGGGCTTCGCCAGCGCGTTCAGGCGGCGGTTGACCGCGTTCTGGACCGTCAGGACGAAGAGGGCGGCGTTGGACTTTGGCAGGCCGGGGACCAGTTGGCCGATCCCTGGGTCGGCGTCTATGCCATCGATTTCCTGACGCGCGCCAAGGAGCAGGGCTATGCCGTTTCCGACCTCGCCATTCAGCGCGGGCGCAACTGGTTGATCCAGGCGGCCAGGGGGAATGTCGAGTTCCGCTCGTATTGGCAAGACCAGCGCAAGGGAATCCCCAATTCCCGGGCCTATGCCCACTTCGTTCTTGCCCGCATGAAGGCCGACGACATCGGAGCGCTTCGTTATATGCACGATGTCGAGATGCCGCAGATCCTTTCGCCTCTGGGGCGGGCGCAGCTGGGCGCGGCGCTGGCCATTATGGGGGATCGCATGCGCGCCGAAAGCGCCTTCAATGAAGCCGAGAAAGTGGTGAATGGCCAGAATGGCTGGGGCGACTATTATGCTTCGACTTTGCGCAACATGGCGGGCATGACGGCGGTGGCTTACGAAGCAGGCTTGGCCGAGCGCGGGATGGCGCTGGCCGCCAAGCTGGAAACCGTAATGAAGCCATCGGATCAATTGAACACCCAAGAGAAGCTCTGGGTGGTTCTGGCGGCACAAGCCGCTACCAGAAAGTCGGCACTGCAATTGGCCGTCAATGGCGAAGCCGTACCAGCCGCAAAGCCGGGGCCGAAATCGCTGTCCTTCCCGGATTCTGTTCTGAAAAAGGGCGTATCGGTCGCCAACAAGGGCGATAAGCCGGTCTGGCGGTCTGTCGTCACCCATGGTGTACCCAGGCAAGCGCCGCCCGTTCTGTCACAAGGCGTCGGACTGACCAAGAAGGTGCTGAACCTTAAGGGAGAACCGGTTTCGCTGGAGGATCTGCGGCAGAACGACCGCGTGATCGTCGTTCTTGAGGGGGCTACCGGCAAGGCGGCCTATCGTCAGCTTGTATTGGTCGATATGCTGCCTGCGGGTCTGGAAATCGAGGCTCCGGTAACTGTCAATGCAGCAGGAGGCTCGGATGCTTATCTGTGGCTGGGCGGATTAAGCCGAGTCAGAATGCGTGAGGCGCGCGACGACCGTTTTGTCGCTGCCATCGATGTGAATGAGTCCTCTGCCAACGATTACGGTTATACGCCTGTCGCCTCCAATTCACTTGGCAAAGGTTGGTTCCGCATCGCCTACATCGCCAGGGCGATCACTCTGGGCGGCTTTGTCATGCCGGGCGCTGTCGTCGAGGACATGTATCAGCCCCAAACCATGGCGACCACCCCAACCCAGAATCTGACGGTCGCGCCGCCGCAATGA
- a CDS encoding ETC complex I subunit, producing the protein MQVRIYRPAKSAMQSGQAKAKDWILEHEPSAPKKIDPLMGWIGSADTQSQVRLTFASLDAALDYAKRMGFEASVCAPHERGHIIKNYADNFRYDRPA; encoded by the coding sequence ATGCAGGTTCGCATCTATCGTCCGGCCAAATCGGCCATGCAGTCGGGACAGGCCAAGGCAAAGGACTGGATCCTCGAGCACGAGCCGTCGGCCCCCAAGAAAATCGATCCCCTGATGGGTTGGATCGGTTCCGCCGATACGCAAAGCCAGGTGCGCCTGACCTTCGCCAGCCTGGATGCGGCGCTAGACTACGCCAAGCGCATGGGGTTCGAAGCGTCTGTCTGCGCTCCGCACGAGCGCGGCCACATCATCAAGAACTATGCCGACAATTTCCGCTACGACAGACCGGCCTGA
- a CDS encoding chemotaxis protein: MAEPERIVELSRAVAEIAGDKIKVIKTVTGATKILALNALIEASRAGEAGKGFAVVASEVKTISTQISSVTQELENELTSRVHELTTLGELMVSHVRGTRLMDLAYNMIELIDRNLYERSCDVRWWATDSAMVDCLGQGTTQAADWASRRLGVILDSYTVYLDLWVADAEGRVIANGRPERYRAIGADVSRQAWFQDAMKTRDGNEFSVADIEINPVLGGVPVATYATAIREGGHASGKPLGALGIFFDWEAQARTIVEGVRLTPEEKERSRCLLINSGGRVIAASDGRGVLAETFNLRREGGQPMGTYQADQGHIVGYALTPGYETYQGLGWYGVIVQEPLPS; the protein is encoded by the coding sequence ATGGCGGAACCAGAGCGAATTGTCGAATTGTCGCGTGCCGTAGCCGAAATTGCCGGGGACAAGATCAAGGTCATCAAAACCGTTACCGGGGCGACCAAGATTTTGGCCTTGAATGCGCTGATCGAAGCCAGCCGGGCGGGCGAGGCGGGCAAGGGCTTCGCCGTGGTGGCCAGCGAGGTGAAGACCATCTCGACCCAGATATCCAGCGTCACGCAGGAGTTGGAAAACGAACTGACCAGCCGGGTTCACGAATTGACCACGCTGGGCGAGTTGATGGTGTCGCATGTGCGCGGCACCCGCCTGATGGATTTGGCCTACAATATGATCGAACTGATCGACCGCAATCTTTACGAGCGGTCCTGCGACGTGCGCTGGTGGGCGACCGATTCGGCCATGGTCGATTGCCTGGGCCAGGGAACGACGCAAGCAGCCGACTGGGCCTCGCGGCGTCTGGGCGTGATCCTCGATTCCTACACGGTCTATCTCGATTTGTGGGTGGCCGACGCCGAGGGTCGCGTGATCGCCAACGGGCGGCCCGAGCGCTATCGGGCCATCGGCGCCGACGTGTCGCGCCAAGCCTGGTTTCAGGACGCCATGAAAACCAGGGACGGCAACGAATTCTCGGTGGCCGACATCGAAATCAACCCCGTTCTGGGCGGGGTGCCGGTCGCCACCTATGCCACGGCCATTCGAGAGGGCGGACACGCCAGCGGCAAGCCTTTGGGCGCGTTGGGCATTTTCTTTGACTGGGAGGCGCAGGCCCGCACGATCGTGGAAGGCGTTCGCCTGACGCCCGAAGAGAAGGAGCGCAGCCGCTGTCTGCTGATCAATTCGGGCGGGCGGGTCATCGCCGCCTCCGACGGAAGGGGCGTGCTTGCCGAAACCTTCAATCTGCGCCGGGAAGGCGGACAGCCCATGGGCACCTATCAGGCCGACCAGGGCCATATTGTGGGCTACGCCTTGACCCCAGGCTATGAGACCTATCAGGGGTTGGGTTGGTACGGTGTGATCGTCCAAGAACCCTTGCCCAGCTGA
- a CDS encoding SIR2 family protein: protein MTQALLTSLAGEIKTGGRIPYLGPLLLSLQKTASPLPDSTLSLAKALSAIVAVPGRIRHNVWSTAQYVETHRHRMTLDRALGTIFAKPPEPLPFHRKLAGLDALPMIVDAWYDSAAFMALEGLPGRGMVQGVTKADQVKDCWNRWYETSGGETDAQAGAAWAQLLYKPHGSVAPKVNMLVSDADYVQVLAEIDIQTPIPEEVQKRRTGRSFLFLGCRFRDQIERDFARQIIKRSGTGHVAVIEGELTKNETRFLEGQGIARIDVPLADAISVLEAVL from the coding sequence ATGACGCAAGCCCTGCTTACATCTCTGGCCGGGGAAATCAAGACAGGCGGGCGTATTCCATATCTGGGGCCGTTGCTGCTTTCGCTGCAAAAAACGGCTTCGCCGTTGCCCGATTCCACCTTGTCGTTGGCCAAGGCCCTGTCAGCCATCGTGGCGGTTCCCGGGCGCATCCGCCATAATGTTTGGTCCACCGCCCAGTATGTGGAAACGCACCGCCATCGCATGACGCTGGACCGGGCGCTGGGGACGATCTTCGCCAAACCGCCTGAACCCTTGCCATTTCATCGCAAGTTGGCCGGGCTGGACGCTTTGCCGATGATCGTCGATGCCTGGTACGACAGCGCCGCCTTCATGGCGCTGGAAGGCTTGCCGGGCCGGGGTATGGTGCAGGGCGTCACCAAGGCCGATCAGGTCAAGGATTGCTGGAACCGCTGGTACGAAACCAGCGGCGGGGAAACCGATGCCCAGGCCGGGGCCGCTTGGGCGCAACTGCTTTACAAGCCGCATGGCTCGGTGGCGCCCAAGGTCAATATGCTGGTCTCGGACGCTGATTATGTGCAGGTGCTGGCCGAGATCGACATCCAGACCCCGATCCCCGAAGAGGTGCAAAAGCGCCGCACAGGCCGCTCGTTCCTGTTTCTGGGCTGTCGCTTTCGCGATCAGATCGAACGCGACTTCGCCCGCCAGATCATCAAGCGCTCTGGCACCGGCCATGTGGCGGTGATCGAGGGCGAGTTGACGAAGAACGAGACCCGCTTTCTGGAAGGACAGGGGATTGCCCGAATCGATGTGCCGCTGGCCGATGCGATTTCGGTCCTCGAAGCGGTTCTATAA
- the nifT gene encoding putative nitrogen fixation protein NifT yields MKVMLRKHGEGIQAYVPKKDMEANVVEMEKPGMWGGWIKLTNDWVFELPDLALDTKLPITVEAKRLAGE; encoded by the coding sequence ATGAAGGTGATGTTGCGAAAGCACGGCGAGGGCATTCAGGCCTATGTCCCCAAGAAGGACATGGAGGCCAATGTGGTCGAGATGGAAAAGCCCGGCATGTGGGGCGGCTGGATCAAATTGACCAACGACTGGGTGTTTGAATTGCCCGATCTGGCCTTGGATACGAAACTGCCCATCACCGTCGAGGCCAAGCGGCTGGCGGGCGAATGA
- a CDS encoding nitrogen fixation protein NifZ has protein sequence MMREARPGEEVEIDFPPQFQEGQKVRAMALVRNDGTYPNASVGDVLIEPGAIGYVHHVGTFLARHYIYAIEFVKERRLVGMRAKELEAVEGLR, from the coding sequence ATGATGCGTGAGGCAAGGCCAGGCGAAGAGGTCGAGATCGACTTTCCGCCGCAATTCCAAGAAGGCCAAAAGGTGCGGGCGATGGCCTTGGTGCGCAATGACGGCACCTATCCCAACGCCAGCGTCGGCGACGTGCTGATCGAGCCGGGCGCCATCGGCTATGTGCATCATGTCGGCACATTCCTGGCCCGCCATTACATTTACGCCATCGAATTCGTCAAAGAGCGCAGGCTGGTCGGCATGCGCGCCAAGGAACTGGAAGCCGTGGAGGGGTTGCGATGA
- a CDS encoding 4Fe-4S binding protein: MAYKIIAEQCTGCGACEFECPNKAIKEKSGVFAINAEKCTECEGAFDTAQCAAVCPVDDTCVPA; this comes from the coding sequence ATGGCTTACAAAATCATCGCCGAGCAGTGCACCGGCTGCGGGGCTTGCGAATTCGAATGCCCCAACAAGGCGATCAAGGAAAAGAGCGGCGTTTTCGCCATCAATGCCGAGAAATGCACCGAATGCGAAGGCGCTTTCGACACTGCGCAATGCGCCGCCGTCTGTCCGGTTGACGACACCTGCGTGCCGGCCTGA
- the nifB gene encoding nitrogenase cofactor biosynthesis protein NifB translates to MQGSVVSLASIKRINVQDRPSTVASGCPSQAGGVDPRVADHPCYSEEAHHYFARMHVAVAPACNIQCNYCNRKFDCANESRPGVVSEKLTVEQGLSKVMAVAAKVPQMSVVGIAGPGDSLAGASAPKTLALFEAVRAQLPDVKLCLSTNGLALAEHVDRLKELGIDHITITMNAVDAEVGEKIYPWIFWQGQRLTGRQAAQTLLDRQLLGIEKAVAAGMLVKINSVLIPGVNDHHLPEVHKAVRARGVFLHNIMPLISNPEHGTVFGLSGQRAPTNAELEAVQAACGIDAKLMRHCRQCRADAVGMLGEDRGQEFTNDQVAAKTEVDFEARDLYRQLVAKEREDRKQAAQRAGLGLAQMAHGQKRRVAVCTKGGGRINEHFGHAKEFRVYDVDAGGLSFVGVRRADNYCQGGWGEEDHMEAILAALDGCHAVLVSKIGRCPKDELAKAGIEAVDRFALAYIEEGVSGWFAEQARRNKITA, encoded by the coding sequence GTGCAGGGTTCCGTCGTTTCACTTGCCAGCATCAAGCGCATCAACGTCCAGGATCGCCCTTCGACGGTCGCGTCTGGCTGCCCCTCCCAGGCGGGCGGCGTCGATCCGCGTGTTGCCGACCATCCCTGCTATAGCGAAGAGGCGCACCACTATTTCGCCCGCATGCATGTGGCGGTGGCGCCCGCTTGCAACATCCAATGCAATTACTGCAACCGCAAATTCGATTGCGCCAATGAAAGCCGCCCGGGTGTGGTGTCGGAAAAGCTAACGGTCGAGCAAGGATTGTCCAAGGTTATGGCGGTGGCGGCTAAGGTGCCGCAGATGTCGGTGGTGGGCATCGCGGGGCCGGGCGATTCGTTGGCCGGCGCCAGTGCGCCCAAAACCTTGGCCCTGTTCGAGGCCGTGCGCGCCCAACTGCCCGACGTGAAGCTGTGCCTGTCCACCAACGGGCTGGCCTTGGCCGAACATGTGGACCGTTTGAAGGAACTGGGCATCGACCACATCACCATCACGATGAATGCCGTCGATGCCGAAGTGGGCGAGAAGATCTATCCCTGGATTTTCTGGCAGGGCCAGCGTCTGACCGGCAGGCAGGCCGCGCAAACCCTGTTGGATCGCCAGTTGCTGGGCATCGAAAAGGCTGTTGCCGCGGGCATGCTGGTCAAGATCAATTCGGTGCTGATCCCCGGCGTCAACGACCATCATTTGCCCGAGGTCCACAAGGCGGTGCGAGCCAGGGGCGTCTTTCTGCACAACATCATGCCGCTGATCTCGAATCCCGAGCATGGAACCGTTTTCGGTCTGTCCGGCCAAAGAGCGCCCACCAATGCCGAGCTTGAGGCCGTGCAGGCGGCATGCGGCATCGACGCCAAGCTGATGCGCCATTGCCGCCAGTGCCGCGCCGACGCGGTCGGCATGCTGGGCGAAGACCGGGGGCAGGAATTCACCAACGATCAAGTGGCCGCCAAGACCGAGGTCGATTTCGAGGCGCGCGACCTTTATCGCCAACTGGTCGCCAAGGAACGCGAGGACCGCAAGCAGGCGGCCCAGCGCGCAGGGCTTGGATTGGCGCAGATGGCCCACGGCCAGAAGCGCCGGGTGGCGGTTTGCACCAAGGGCGGCGGGCGCATCAACGAGCATTTCGGCCATGCCAAGGAATTTCGCGTCTATGACGTCGATGCTGGCGGCCTTAGTTTCGTCGGCGTGCGCCGGGCCGACAATTACTGCCAGGGCGGCTGGGGCGAGGAAGACCATATGGAGGCCATCTTGGCGGCGCTGGACGGCTGTCACGCCGTGCTGGTCTCCAAGATCGGGCGTTGTCCCAAGGACGAATTGGCCAAGGCAGGCATCGAAGCGGTTGACCGTTTCGCGCTGGCCTATATCGAGGAAGGCGTTTCCGGCTGGTTCGCCGAGCAGGCGCGCAGGAACAAGATCACCGCTTAA